CGCCGGCCGAAGCCGCCGCCCAGCAGGTGTTCGTGCAGCTCGACCTGTTCCCGACCGACACCGCCCGCGCTTGCCGCGATGGCGATGGCGATCGACGGCGCCTGCGTGGACAGCCACAGCCGCACCTTGCCCTCCGCCACCTGGGCGGTACAGTTGACGGGCTCCATCGCCGCGTGGGCGTGGAACGGCGCGCTGTATTCGGCGCTGATCACGTGCCCGCCATCCTCCTGCCCCGCCGGCCCGTTCCCCGGTACCTGCGCCTCGTCCACCTCGCCCTGCTCGAAATACACGTGGTGCCCGTCGCCATCGAGCGCCGCGCGCAGCTCGCCGAAGATCCGTTCGCTCGACAGCGCATGGTGCGGCCCCGCGTCCCAGCGGATCGCCAGCGCGTCGGCCGCCAGCCTGGCCTGCCAGAACGTTTTCGCCACCACGGCCACGGCGGCCCGCGGGCCGGTCACCGCATTGGTGATGTCGATGACGCTGAGCACGCCCGGCATGCCCAGCACGTCCGCCGCGTTGATGCCGGCGATCGTGCCGCCGAACGACGGGGCCATGCGCAGCGCCGCATACAGCATGCCCTCGGGGCGGGCATCGATGCCGAACCGCGCGGCGCCGTTGACCTTGTCGCGTGCTTCGCGCCGCGGCACGTCGTGCCCGATCAGGCGGAACGCGTGCGGTTCCTTCAGCGTCACGCTGCCCGGCGTTTCGCGCGCCGCGGCCTGCGCCAGGCTGCCGTACGTGGCGCGGCGCCCGCTGCCGTCATGAAACAGCTCGCCATCGGCCGTGCGGATGCTGGCCGCGGGCACCTGCCAGGCCCGGCTGGCCGCCGCGACCAGCATGGCGCGCGCGGCGGCGCCGGCTTCGCGCATCGGCAGCCACGCATCCTTCACGGACGACGAACCGCCTGTCAGGCTGATGCCCAGTTCGCGCGCCACCTTGGCCAGCGTCCAGCGCGCGAAGGCCTGGGTGTTGCCCGTGTCGTCGGGATGGAAAGGCAGCGCGTCGCGGATGGCGGCGATGTTGGCGTAGATCTTGTCGGCCGGCGCCGCGGCGATGGCGACGCGCGCCAGCGGCATGTCCAGCTCTTCCGCCACCAGCATCGGCAGCGCGGTGTGCACGCCCTGGCCCATTTCCGCGCGCGGCACGATGACGGTCACGGTGTTGTCCGGCGCCAGCGCGAGCCAGCCGTTCAGCGCCACCGCGGCGCCATCGAGCGGCAGCGGCGCCCCGGCATGCAGGCGTTGCCGCGGCGGCATCGCTCCCCAGCCGACCACCAGCGTGCCCGCCGCGGCGGTGCCGGCCAGCAGGAAGCGGCGGCGCGTCCACTTCGCCATGGCTCAGGGAAGCCAGCGGCGCAGCAGGTCGTCCGGCATCACCGGGCGGCTGTAGAAGTAACCCTGGGCCAGGTTGCAGCCATGGCGCAGCAGGAAGGCGGCCTGCTCGTCGGTCTCCACGCCTTCGGCGATCACCGACAGGTTCATGCTCTTGCCAAGCTGGATGATGGCGATCGCGATCGCCTCGTCGTTGGCATCCTGGTGGATATCCTGGATGAACGAGCGGTCGATCTTCAGTGTCTGCACCGGCATCTGCTTCAGGTAGGCCAGCGACGAATAGCCGGTGCCGAAATCGTCGATCGCCAGGCCCACGCCGAGGTCGTGCAGGCCGTTGATGTACGTGCGCGCATCGCCGGTGTTCATGATGACCGACTCCGTCACCTCCAGCTGGAGCCGGCGCGGCTCCAGGCCGGTGGCGCGCAGGATCCGGTCGACGGTCGCGACGATCGTGCCGCGCTCGAACTGGCGCACCGACAGGTTGACGGCGATCTTCGGCACCGCCAGCCCGGCCGCCTGCCAGCGCACCATCTGCCGGCACGCCTCGGCCAGCACCCACTCGCCCAGCTGGCTGATGAAGCCGGTATCCTCGGCCAGCGGAATGAACCTGGCCGGCGACACCAGCCCCAGCTCCGGGTGATTCCAGCGCACCAGCGCTTCCACGCCGACCAGCCGGCCGGTATCGATTTCCACCTGCGGCTGGTAGTTCAGGAACATTTCGTCCTTCTCCAGCGAGCGGCGCAGCCAGGCTTCCAGGCGCAGCCGTTCCACGCCTTCGCCCGTCATCGACGGCGAATAGAAGCGGTAGCCGTTGCGACCACGCGCCTTGGCCTGGTACATCGCCACGTCGGCATTCCGGATCAGCATGTTCAGGTCCGTCGCGTCGTGCGGATACAGGCTGATGCCGATGCTGCACGTGACGAACAGCTCGTGGCCGGCCACCATGAACGGCTGCTCGAACATCGCCACCAGCTTCTCGGCCACCAGCGTGGCGGCATACTCGCCACCGATGTCTTCCAGCAGCACCACGAATTCGTCGCCGCCCAACCGGGCCAGCGTGTCGCCGTCGCGCAGCCGGCCCGCCAGCACTTCCGCCACCTGCTTGAGCAGTTCGTCGCCGATATGGTGGCCCAGCGTATCGTTCACGTTCTTGAACCGGTCCAGGTCGATGAACAGCAGCGCCAGCTGCTCGTGCGAGCGCTGCGCGCGCTCCAGCGCGTGCTGCAGCCGGTCGTTGAACAGCAGCCGGTTCGGCAGCTCGGTCAGCGAATCGTGGTGCGCCAGGTGGTCGAGCTTTTCCTCGTTTTCCTTGACCAGCGTGATGTCGCTGAACACGCCCGCATAGTGCGTGGTGACGCCATGGGAATCGCGCACGGCGGTGATCGTCAGCGCCTGCAGGAACTGTTCGCCGCTCTTGCGCACTGCCCACAGCTCGCCGTGCCAGCAGCCCGTGTCGACCAGCCCGGCCCAGAGCTGCGCGTGGAACGCGTCGTCGTGGCGGCCGGAGCGTGTCAGGCCCAGGTCGCGGCCCAGCGCCTCGGCCGCCTCGTAGCCGGTGATCTGCGTGAACGCCGGGTTGACGGCGACGATCGCGCCGTCGCGGTCGACCACCACCACGCCGTCGGCAATGTGTTCGAGCACGGTGGCGGACAGGCGCAGTTTTTCTTCGGCTTCCTTGCGCGACGTGATGTCGGCATACACCCAGATGCTGCCATCGTTCGGCCGGTGCTGGTCGATCGCGCAGCCGCTGACCAGGCACCAGAACAGCGTGCCGTCGCAGCGGCGGTACTGGCGCTCCTCGCTGAAATACTCGCCCTGCCCCAGCGTGGGGTACTGGCGCATGCCGGCGGACTCGAAGTCGAACGACGTGGGGAACACGATGGCGGTGGACTTGCCCACCATGTCGCCCGCCTCGTAGCCGAACAGCGCCTCGCAGCGGGGGTTGACGGACATGATGGTGCGGTGGCGAACGAACATCACGCCGAACATCACGTTGTCGAGGATCGCGCCCTGCTCGGCCAGCAGCGCCTCGATGCGCATCTCGTTGTCCTTGCGCTCGCTGATATCGGACAGGATGCCGTCCACCCAGGCGTCGCCACCATCCGGCGGCGATTGCGGCTGGCCGATTTCCAGCACCCAGCGCTCGGTACCGCTGGCGTCGACGATGCGGTACTCGATTTCGTACGGGCGGCCTTCCTCGATCGCGGCCTTGACCGCGCGGCGCTGCATGCGCCGGTCTTCCGGCGTGATCAGGTTGACCCAGGAATGCGTGGTGCCGCGCATCAGCTGCCCGGCGGTGTAGCCCGAGATGGATTCGATCGCATCGCTGACGAATTCGATCGGGCCGTCGGGGCGGTAGCGGAACACGGCGCCAGGCACCTGCGTGACGATCGTGCGGAAGCGTCCCTCGCGCTGGCGCACGTCCTCGAACAGCCGGCGCAGCGCCACGCGGGTCTGTTCCAGGCGGTCGCCCAGCCGGCCCAGCTCATCGTTGCCGCGGCTTTCGAGGCGCGTTTCGAAATCGCCCTGCGCCAGGCGGTCGGAGAACCGCATCAGCCGGCGCAGCGGGCCGATGACACGCTTGTTGAGGAACAGGATGATCAGCAGCAGCGACACGGTCAGCTGCGCGGCCAGCACGAAGATATAGGAACGGCGCTTTTCGCCCAGCTCCTGGCGGCTGCGCGCGTCGTCCATCTCCACCACCACATGGCCGATCCGCTCGCCGCGCACCACCACGTCGCGCTGGGCACGCACCACGTTCCCGATGGGCCGCGCCGGCGCTTGCTGGTGTATGAACTGCGTGTCGGCCTGGCCGGTCACCTGCACCTGCACCACCGAGCGGTCGCGCATCACCGACTGCACCAGCGACTGCGCCGATTCGGCGTTCATGTTCCACAGCGATTCCTGCATGCCCAGCGCGAGAATGTCGGCATTGCGCTGCAGCGTTTCGTTCAGCGCCGTACGGGCCGACTGCTGCTCGCGCACGCCGACGAGCAGGTAACTGCCCACGATGGCGGGCACGATCAGGCCGCCCAGCACCACCAGCAGCAGCGAGCCATAAATGGATTGCGCGTACAGGACGCCCAGCCGGGCACGCAGGGTGCGGATCGGCGGCTTGGTCATGCAGTTTCGGCAGCCTGGAATTTCAGGGGCATGGGAGGGAGGCAATGAGGGGACGGGAAGGCGCACAATTATCGTAGTGCAATTATGCACGGAAAGCGATGCGCAAGTCACGAATGCACTGCAGTAACGAAGCATGCTTGCAACGTTGTCGGCATGACGATGGCGAACTTGTTATGATGCCCACTCTTTGACAGGAGTTACCATGAGCTTTTCGATGTATTCCGCTTCCGTGCCCGTATTCCACCAGATCCTGAACAGCCTGCTCGAAATCCTCGACAAGGCCGACCGGCATGTCGAGGCGACCCGGATCGACCCGAACGCGCTGCTGCAATACCGCCTCTTCCCGGACATGCTGCCGTTCACGCGCCAGATCCAGATCGCCGCCGACTTTGCCAAGGGTGCCGGCGCGCGGCTGGCCGGGCAGGACGTGCCCGCCTGGGAAGACACGGAAAAAACCTTCGCAGAGCTGAAACTGCGCATCAAGAAAACGCTGGTCTTCCTGGACAGCCTGCCGCGCCACGAGATCGAACACAGCGCCGAGCGGGCGATCACCACGGGCAGCGGCGAGAAGACGCGCCATTTCACCGGCCAGTCCTATTTGCTGCACTATGCGCTGCCGCACTTCTTCTTCCACGCCACGACCGCCTACGACATCCTGCGACACAACGGGATCGAGATCGGCAAGAAGGATTTTATCGGCGTGATTCCGCAGTAATCGGCGTGATCCCGCGGTAATTACCGGCGCAGTGAATACCGGGACAACCGGATTTCCTGCCCGCGAAGGTGCGGCCACGCCTGGCCGCACCGTGCCGCTACCCGTTCCTGCGCGGGTACCCCTCGGCCAGGATGCGCTGCCACACCTTCTCCTTTGCCTCGGCGGACATCGACACCCAGTGCGCCACTTCTATATAAGTGCGGCCGCAGCCGCGGCACACGTCGTCGAACGTGGTCGAGCAGACCGCCACGCATGGCGTATCGGGGCGCTCGGGAACCTTACCCTCGTCCATCACGGGCCTTTCGGGAACAGCTTGTCCCAGCCTTCGTGGCCCAGCGCTTCCATTGTTTCGATATTCCTGTCGAAGATGGCCTCCGCTTCGGGGAACGCTTCCACGGCACGCTCGACGCTTTCCTCGCGCAGCAGGTGCAGCGTGGGATACGGCGAACGATTGGTGAAATTACCGATATCGTTCTTGTGGGTATCGGCGAACTGGTAGTCGGGGTGGAAGCTGGCGACCTGCAGTTCGCCCTCCAGGCCCATGTCTTCGAGCGCCGCATCGGCCACGTCGAGGAACTCGTTGTAGTCTTCGAAGTCGGTCAGGACATGCGGATGGATGATCAGCGTGGTATCGACCTCCTCTGCCGGCGTATCGGACAGCAGCTGCAGCTCGTTCATCAGGGTTTCCAGCAACTCCTCGGGCGTGGCGGCATCGGAGACCACATAGCGGATCTGCCCCTTCACGTGCACGGCCTTGGCGAACGGGCACAGGTTCAGGCCGATCACTGCCTTTTCCAGCCACGCTTCGGTCGCGGCGATGGCACCTGGATGGTCGATGTCGGCCTTGTTCGTTTCATTACTCATGTTCAACTTCCTGCTTTCTGAATACCGGTCAACCATTGTACGCAAGCGATGACGTTTGCGCCATTTTCGGCGAACTTGCAGCCATCGATGCCGAACATGCATTCATTTATATGGACGAGCCAGCTCAAGTTTTTTGTAACGGTGCCGACATATTGCTTGACGGCGACCCAGCAACGTCCTTAAACTCGGCCTTTAAATTGGTAGCACGTCCCCCTGCGCTTGCTCAGGTGCCTTCTTCAGGCGCTTGGTTAGGTTAACCTGACGACAACACAATGGAACGCTATGCGAATTAAGTACACTCCCCTGCTGGCGGCGCTCATCGCCACGGCACCGGCGATCAGCCAGGCCATCGAAGCCGACCCCCTCCCGCTGCTGCCGCTGTCCACCGCCATCAAGGCACCTGCACCAAACCTCGCCCCGACTTCCCATAACGTCATCAAAGCACCGGCCGACGACCCGTACCGGGAAACGGACGTGTGGAACCGCATCCGCACCGGCTTCTCGATTCCCGACCTGAGCAACTCGCTGGTGACCAAGCATGCCAACTGGTATGCCGAGCGGCCCGATCACATGGCGCGCACCTCGGCGCGTGCTTCGCTGTACCTGTTCCACGTGGTGACGGAACTGGAAAAGCGCAACATGCCGACCGAGCTGGCACTGCTGCCGTTCATCGAATCCGCGTTCAATCCGGTCGCCGTCTCCAGCGCGAACGCCGGCGGCATGTGGCAGTTCATGCCCGGCACCGGCCGCGATTTCAACCTGAAGCAGAACGCGTTCAAGGACGATCGCCGCTCCGTGCTGGCCTCCACCGACGCCGCGCTGACCTACCTGCAAAGGCTGTACGACATGTTCGGCGACTGGCAGCTGGCGCTGGCCGCCTACAACTGGGGCGAAGGCTCGGTGCAGAAGGCGATCGCGAAGAACCGCGCCGCCGGCAAGCCGACCGACTTCGAAAGCCTGGCCGACCTGATGCCGGCCGAAACGCGCAACTACGTGCCGAAGCTGCAGGCCGTGAAGAACATCGTGGCCAATCCGGGCCGCTTCGGCCTGTCGCTGCCGCTGATCCGCAACGAGCCTTACTTCACCGCGGTCGACAAGACCAGCGACATCGACCTGGCGATCGCCGCCCAGCTGGCGGAGCTGTCGGTCGACGAGTTCAAGGCGCTGAACCCGCAGTTCAAGCGCCCGGTGATCACCGGCGGCGAGCAGACGCAGATCCTGCTGCCGAAGGAAAACGCCGAGAAGTTCCACCTGAACCTGGCACAGTGGGGCCGTGCGCTCTCCACCTGGACCACGCACCGCGTCAGCGGCGCACGCGAAAGCATCGCTTCGCTGGCATCGAAATTCCGCACCACGCCGGAAGTGATCCGCCAGGCCAACAACCTGCCGTCGCGTGGCGTGCTGAAAGCCGGCTCGACGCTGCTGGTGCCGAAGATCTCGACCAGCACGAACTTCGACATTCCCGCCGATATCGCCGAGAACGCCACCATCGCCGTGGCGGACGAGCCGGTCGCGAAGACCGGCAATTACCGCAAGGCCAAGGCGAGCAACGCCAAGTCCAGGTCGCCGATCAAGCTGGTCAAGGCCCGCGTTTCGCGCGAAAGCGCCGGCAAGAAACGCCGCAACTGACCTCTCCCGCAGGCAACCAAGGCTGCGCGCCCACGGCCCGCAGCCTTTGTCGTTTACAGCCGGACAGCAGCCGGACAGCGGCCGGGCAATGGCCGTGTTGGCAATCGGCCAAGCTTGCAGCCGCCGGCCCCAAGCCATACAATCTCGATCCTGCGGTAACACGTACCACCAGCGGTCGGTCACCAACTAGAACAACAACCCATGCTTGCGCCGACATGTGCGCAACAGGCAATTGGAGTAATCATGGCTTTCTTGCAAGGCAAAAAAATCCTCATCACCGGCTTGCTGTCCAACCGCTCGATCGCCTACGGCATCGCGCAGGCCTGCCACCGCGAAGGCGCCGAACTGGCCTTCACCTATGTCGGTGAACGCTTCAAGAGCCGCATCACCGACTTCGCCGCCGAATTCGGCAGCACGCTGGTGTTCGACTGCGACGTGGCCAGCGACGAGCAGATCGAAGCGCTGTTCCGCGACCTCGGCAAGAGCTGGGACAGCCTCGATGGCTTCGTGCACGCGATCGGCTTCGCGCCGCGCGAGGCGATCGCCGGCGAATTCCTCGACGGCTTCTCGCGCGAGAACTTCCGCGTGGCGCATGACATCTCCGCCTACAGCTTCCCGGCCATGGTGAAGGCCGCGCTGCCGCTGCTGAAACCCGGCTCGTCGGTGCTGACGCTGTCGTACCTCGGCGCGATGCGCGCGATCCCGTACTACAACACGATGGGCCTGGCAAAGGCGTCGCTGGAAGCATCGGTGCGCTACCTGGCCGAGAACCTGGGCCAGCAGGGCATCCGCTCGAACGGCATCTCGGCCGGTCCGATCAAGACGCTGGCCGCCTCCGGCATCAAGGACTTCTCCAAGCTGCTCGGCTTTGCCGCCAGCCACGCGCCGCTGCGCCGCAACGTCACGATCGAGGAAGTGGGCAACACGGCGGCGTTCCTG
Above is a window of Pseudoduganella dura DNA encoding:
- a CDS encoding xanthine dehydrogenase family protein molybdopterin-binding subunit, yielding MAKWTRRRFLLAGTAAAGTLVVGWGAMPPRQRLHAGAPLPLDGAAVALNGWLALAPDNTVTVIVPRAEMGQGVHTALPMLVAEELDMPLARVAIAAAPADKIYANIAAIRDALPFHPDDTGNTQAFARWTLAKVARELGISLTGGSSSVKDAWLPMREAGAAARAMLVAAASRAWQVPAASIRTADGELFHDGSGRRATYGSLAQAAARETPGSVTLKEPHAFRLIGHDVPRREARDKVNGAARFGIDARPEGMLYAALRMAPSFGGTIAGINAADVLGMPGVLSVIDITNAVTGPRAAVAVVAKTFWQARLAADALAIRWDAGPHHALSSERIFGELRAALDGDGHHVYFEQGEVDEAQVPGNGPAGQEDGGHVISAEYSAPFHAHAAMEPVNCTAQVAEGKVRLWLSTQAPSIAIAIAASAGGVGREQVELHEHLLGGGFGRRLEGDMVAQAVAIARECRGLPVQMIWTREQDIRHDVYRPAALARLAATLDASGTIKSWHFSGAGGALTGQYTLRNFGLPAVGPDKTTVEGAYDMPYEIPHQRIAHVAVDSIVPLGNWRSVGHSYNAFFKESFVDEMAHAAGKDPVAFRAAMLLNHPRHVAVLDAAVRRAGTPPAGRAHGVALHQSFGTIVAQVAEVSVRDGAIHVHRIVCAIDCGLAVNPGHVTQQMESAVAFGLSAALGDPVTIRGGRVEQSNFGDYPVLRMGQVPMVETVIVLSGEPPEGVGEPGVPPVAPAVANAVFRLTGQRLRSLPLRLA
- a CDS encoding EAL domain-containing protein, with amino-acid sequence MTKPPIRTLRARLGVLYAQSIYGSLLLVVLGGLIVPAIVGSYLLVGVREQQSARTALNETLQRNADILALGMQESLWNMNAESAQSLVQSVMRDRSVVQVQVTGQADTQFIHQQAPARPIGNVVRAQRDVVVRGERIGHVVVEMDDARSRQELGEKRRSYIFVLAAQLTVSLLLIILFLNKRVIGPLRRLMRFSDRLAQGDFETRLESRGNDELGRLGDRLEQTRVALRRLFEDVRQREGRFRTIVTQVPGAVFRYRPDGPIEFVSDAIESISGYTAGQLMRGTTHSWVNLITPEDRRMQRRAVKAAIEEGRPYEIEYRIVDASGTERWVLEIGQPQSPPDGGDAWVDGILSDISERKDNEMRIEALLAEQGAILDNVMFGVMFVRHRTIMSVNPRCEALFGYEAGDMVGKSTAIVFPTSFDFESAGMRQYPTLGQGEYFSEERQYRRCDGTLFWCLVSGCAIDQHRPNDGSIWVYADITSRKEAEEKLRLSATVLEHIADGVVVVDRDGAIVAVNPAFTQITGYEAAEALGRDLGLTRSGRHDDAFHAQLWAGLVDTGCWHGELWAVRKSGEQFLQALTITAVRDSHGVTTHYAGVFSDITLVKENEEKLDHLAHHDSLTELPNRLLFNDRLQHALERAQRSHEQLALLFIDLDRFKNVNDTLGHHIGDELLKQVAEVLAGRLRDGDTLARLGGDEFVVLLEDIGGEYAATLVAEKLVAMFEQPFMVAGHELFVTCSIGISLYPHDATDLNMLIRNADVAMYQAKARGRNGYRFYSPSMTGEGVERLRLEAWLRRSLEKDEMFLNYQPQVEIDTGRLVGVEALVRWNHPELGLVSPARFIPLAEDTGFISQLGEWVLAEACRQMVRWQAAGLAVPKIAVNLSVRQFERGTIVATVDRILRATGLEPRRLQLEVTESVIMNTGDARTYINGLHDLGVGLAIDDFGTGYSSLAYLKQMPVQTLKIDRSFIQDIHQDANDEAIAIAIIQLGKSMNLSVIAEGVETDEQAAFLLRHGCNLAQGYFYSRPVMPDDLLRRWLP
- a CDS encoding DUF1993 domain-containing protein; amino-acid sequence: MSFSMYSASVPVFHQILNSLLEILDKADRHVEATRIDPNALLQYRLFPDMLPFTRQIQIAADFAKGAGARLAGQDVPAWEDTEKTFAELKLRIKKTLVFLDSLPRHEIEHSAERAITTGSGEKTRHFTGQSYLLHYALPHFFFHATTAYDILRHNGIEIGKKDFIGVIPQ
- a CDS encoding DUF1289 domain-containing protein produces the protein MDEGKVPERPDTPCVAVCSTTFDDVCRGCGRTYIEVAHWVSMSAEAKEKVWQRILAEGYPRRNG
- a CDS encoding DUF1415 domain-containing protein; the protein is MSNETNKADIDHPGAIAATEAWLEKAVIGLNLCPFAKAVHVKGQIRYVVSDAATPEELLETLMNELQLLSDTPAEEVDTTLIIHPHVLTDFEDYNEFLDVADAALEDMGLEGELQVASFHPDYQFADTHKNDIGNFTNRSPYPTLHLLREESVERAVEAFPEAEAIFDRNIETMEALGHEGWDKLFPKGP
- a CDS encoding transglycosylase SLT domain-containing protein — its product is MRIKYTPLLAALIATAPAISQAIEADPLPLLPLSTAIKAPAPNLAPTSHNVIKAPADDPYRETDVWNRIRTGFSIPDLSNSLVTKHANWYAERPDHMARTSARASLYLFHVVTELEKRNMPTELALLPFIESAFNPVAVSSANAGGMWQFMPGTGRDFNLKQNAFKDDRRSVLASTDAALTYLQRLYDMFGDWQLALAAYNWGEGSVQKAIAKNRAAGKPTDFESLADLMPAETRNYVPKLQAVKNIVANPGRFGLSLPLIRNEPYFTAVDKTSDIDLAIAAQLAELSVDEFKALNPQFKRPVITGGEQTQILLPKENAEKFHLNLAQWGRALSTWTTHRVSGARESIASLASKFRTTPEVIRQANNLPSRGVLKAGSTLLVPKISTSTNFDIPADIAENATIAVADEPVAKTGNYRKAKASNAKSRSPIKLVKARVSRESAGKKRRN
- the fabI gene encoding enoyl-ACP reductase FabI, encoding MAFLQGKKILITGLLSNRSIAYGIAQACHREGAELAFTYVGERFKSRITDFAAEFGSTLVFDCDVASDEQIEALFRDLGKSWDSLDGFVHAIGFAPREAIAGEFLDGFSRENFRVAHDISAYSFPAMVKAALPLLKPGSSVLTLSYLGAMRAIPYYNTMGLAKASLEASVRYLAENLGQQGIRSNGISAGPIKTLAASGIKDFSKLLGFAASHAPLRRNVTIEEVGNTAAFLLSDLSSGITGDIVYVDGGFSHVMGLNASDYL